CGTCGAAAGCGACCGCGAAATCAAGGGTATTGTGGGTTTCCGGGCGGTTCGGCGCCGGTCAGCGCAGGGAGGAAATCGCGGCGGCGGGGTCGGCGGCGCCGAACAGGTAGGATCCGGCGACCAGGATGTCGGCGCCGGCGTCCCGGCAGGCCGGGGCCGTCCCGGCGTTGACGCCCCCATCGACGGAGATGGCGAACCCGAGCCCGGAGGCGGCCCGCCGCGCGGCCAGGGCCCGCAGCTTGTCCAGGGCCGCCGGCTGGAAGCTCTGCCCCCCCGCCCCCGGCTGGACGGACATCACCAGCACGAGGTCGACCCGTTCGAGCCAGGGCAGCACCGCTTCGATCGGGGTGCCGGGGTTCAGGCTGAGGCCGCGGCGCTTCCCGAGCGCCCCGATCGCGTCGAGGGCCGCGCCGGGCGCGGGGACGGCCTCGATGTGGATCGTGATCGCGTCGGCGCCGGCGCGGGCGAAGGCCGCGAGGTGGCGCTCCGGCTCCGAGATCATCAGGTGCGCGTCCAGCGGCAGGGCGGTGCGCCGCCTGACGGCGGCCACGACCTGGGGGCCGAAGGTGAGGTTGGGGACGAACCGGCCGTCCATGACGTCGAGGTGGATCAGGT
This is a stretch of genomic DNA from bacterium. It encodes these proteins:
- the rpe gene encoding ribulose-phosphate 3-epimerase: MNWWSRRAEHGTAVAPSLLSADFADLGREVARMESAGADLIHLDVMDGRFVPNLTFGPQVVAAVRRRTALPLDAHLMISEPERHLAAFARAGADAITIHIEAVPAPGAALDAIGALGKRRGLSLNPGTPIEAVLPWLERVDLVLVMSVQPGAGGQSFQPAALDKLRALAARRAASGLGFAISVDGGVNAGTAPACRDAGADILVAGSYLFGAADPAAAISSLR